TTTGTTGCAAGTCTTGCGCCTTTCTCTGTGGCCTGGTTCTGAAAATTCATTTGATTGTTTGACAGGGAAAGATGCAACGAATGACTTTGAAGATGTTGGCCACAGTGATTCCGCAAGAGAGATGATGGATAAATATTACATTGGAGAGATTGATAAGTCAACAGTTCCTCTAAAACGTGCTTACATTCCTCCACAACAAGCCCCGTACAATCCGGACAAGACGTCAGATTTTGTTATCAAAATTTTGCAATTTCTTGTGCCCCTCTTGATTTTGGGCTTAGCATTTGCTGTGCGTTACTACACCAAGGAGAAGTAAATCTGTGGCAATCTAATTCTGATTGACAAACGCCTTCTGTTTGATTTATGAAGCTGATTGGCACTTGGTTTATAATTCATTAAGGAGCTGCAGTAGCTGAACTTGATACTTAGTTTGTTTGTGGCCTCACAGTTGCCATTCGCAGTAACCCCTTGTAAACAATAGACTTCACTGGGTTTTGTTTATGATATTTGGCAGACGTCCTTCTCCATTCTGAATAATTTCTGTATTGCATCAATCTATACATAGAAAGTTTAGCTGCAGCTAGTCGACTGACTAAAAGATCAGGATATTAGAATGGACGTAAAATGGCTCTTTAAGCTGTTTAGCGAATAATTTGTATACTTTGGTAGTATATTTTCCTCTTCATGCAGGGCGGAGCCAGAGCAGTGAAACGGGGTCACTTCGTTGATGGGAAAAGTTGATTATTTTGCATGCGTTGCTGAATCTCGCTGGTACAggaatttcttctttttttcgtaAAGGCAAAATGATTTGGTGGACACTTGTACTGATTGGCAAAGTTCTActtatctttttgttatttccCCTTAAATTCggcaaaacaaaatattttaaactctttacccatcaaaacataatatttcggcaaaacaaaatattttaaactctttacccatcaaaacataatattttaaaggTAAAATGACTTGATGAACCCTTATACTATGtctgttttgtaatgtggatattTTTACTTACacgtttgtcatctggacccttgaacccactaaaaaacaatattttaaacacttttttggtgagtgtaacacactcgcaCACGTCAGTTTTCATGTCATTTTATTAAattccacgtcatttttaaaatgccacataagaaattaaatattaaaaaaataaaaattaaaatcaggGAAACTCTCTTCTCCATTTCTCTCTTCTCCATCTCTCCACTCTCTCTTCAAATTGAAATCaaacttttttttaatagaaTCATACTAGCGCACTATCATTTAAAGATAATATTACTACTAACTTGTCCAAACATTcatcaacaaaatgaaaaaagaaaaaaaaaacactcctagataaagtgagtcgaaaagaatgttTTCGTCCTTCATTTTCGATTGAAATTGTTGCAGATTTAAGGACCATGTATCGATAGACTGCAACTTTTCTCTTGCGAGAGGAAAAATTGTCTCAGAAAGTACCATTTTTTCAGCTTCCTGTGAAGTGTATGAGTTGTGAATTGCCTCTTTATTGGCTAAAATTTTCCTTGGCTTCTTTACAATAATGGTTTAATTGCCTTCAATATGTGGTACAAATTCTGCACTGTACTCCAATTTTCATCCTCCTACTAGTATGTCCCATGTTATTGTTGCACCAGCCTCAATGCCTTCAATTTGAATATTGACTTTTTCTCCTTTAACAGAAATTGAAATCAAACTTGGGATAATTTGATGGGGCTTTTGTGAAATTGAGcttttccaaataatttttaaTCGAATTCAATTACCCCAATTAATTTATGTTCACCGGAACAGCTTCGTCGACCAAATTCATGACCCTTGCCAAATCTGAAGCCAGCACCAAAATCATCATTACAGCAACTCATTAAAGAACTGCACAAAACGTTCTGAAAATTACAAGATTAAATCACATAACTAGAAAAGATTAACACAAACAAAGCAAATCAAGAAAACTCAAATTCCATAATTTCAGAAAGAAGCTCTACAAGGCTACACCTTAACAACAACCATTCGATTACAAGATGAAATTGAAGGTGCTGAAGTCTAAATGGTTTCAATTCAATTGGATATAAAATTCAACTCtcacatgtttttcttttttattttactctacAAAGTTAGTAATAGTACAGTAGTATTAAAAATAGACAAGTGTGTGTGGTTTTGGTTGGGGggggagggaggggggggggggggcggggggaACAACTGTGAGGGAGGATGCTGGATTGGAGGAGTGAGGACGGGTGAGGGGTGAGGAAGAagggtaattttttaaaaaattaatactttttttattttttaaaaaaatattataa
The Capsicum annuum cultivar UCD-10X-F1 chromosome 6, UCD10Xv1.1, whole genome shotgun sequence DNA segment above includes these coding regions:
- the LOC107873106 gene encoding cytochrome b5 codes for the protein MGSDEKVHVFEEVAKHNKTKDCWLIMNGKVYDVTPFMEDHPGGDEVLLSATGKDATNDFEDVGHSDSAREMMDKYYIGEIDKSTVPLKRAYIPPQQAPYNPDKTSDFVIKILQFLVPLLILGLAFAVRYYTKEK